A window from Nitrosopumilus adriaticus encodes these proteins:
- the gatB gene encoding Asp-tRNA(Asn)/Glu-tRNA(Gln) amidotransferase subunit GatB has product MTMIGLEIHCQLTNLQSKLFCSCKANYREFEINENICPICMGLPGSLPRLNKEAVKKATIIAMALNCSTPEKIAFFRKNYFYPDLPKNFQITQLNIYGDTSVGGSGSIMIGDKKIRITRIQLEEDPGRLIYEGSSSKNQITLVDYNRAGTPLVEIVTEPDFETPKEVRDFLNILSDILENLGVADPSLEGAMRADANVSIKGGKKVEIKNIGSFHDLEKAVHFEITRQESLSSRDIPIMQETRHWDDRRKITVSSRSKEEELDYRYFLEGDIPWVKIDPQIQQQLKLEMPESISSKKERYVSKYNIPAQVADVLSSDKFYSDLFEKSHTEKTAKEIANIITTDLMGLVDTREKRESSKLTATHLKELAESIQSGQISRNSSKNALYEIVKTGKELSVIISELDLGNVSDASELTDIIKQIISEESQAVEQAKSNPQTINYLVGKVMQKTKGKADPTLTLNLLKKEIGIQ; this is encoded by the coding sequence ATGACTATGATAGGTTTGGAAATTCACTGTCAGTTGACAAACTTACAAAGTAAGTTATTTTGTTCATGTAAGGCAAACTATAGGGAGTTTGAAATTAATGAAAACATCTGCCCAATATGTATGGGGTTACCTGGCAGTTTACCTAGACTAAACAAGGAGGCAGTGAAAAAAGCTACAATTATTGCTATGGCGCTAAATTGTTCTACTCCAGAGAAAATTGCTTTTTTTAGGAAAAATTATTTTTATCCTGATCTTCCAAAAAATTTCCAAATAACACAACTCAACATTTATGGCGATACAAGTGTTGGCGGTTCTGGTTCCATAATGATTGGCGATAAAAAAATTAGAATTACTAGAATTCAATTGGAGGAGGATCCTGGAAGGCTAATTTATGAGGGAAGTTCATCAAAAAACCAAATTACATTAGTAGATTACAATCGTGCAGGAACCCCCCTGGTTGAAATTGTCACAGAGCCAGACTTTGAGACTCCCAAGGAGGTAAGAGATTTTCTAAATATTTTGTCAGACATATTAGAAAATTTGGGGGTGGCAGATCCTAGTTTAGAAGGCGCAATGCGAGCAGATGCAAATGTTTCAATTAAGGGAGGCAAAAAAGTTGAAATCAAAAATATTGGTTCTTTTCATGATTTAGAAAAAGCCGTACATTTTGAGATAACTAGACAGGAAAGTTTGAGTTCTCGGGATATTCCAATTATGCAAGAAACACGTCATTGGGATGATAGACGAAAAATTACCGTATCCTCACGTTCCAAAGAAGAAGAACTTGATTATCGCTATTTCTTGGAAGGGGATATACCTTGGGTGAAGATTGATCCTCAAATTCAACAGCAATTAAAATTAGAGATGCCTGAAAGTATAAGTTCCAAAAAAGAGAGATATGTATCAAAATACAACATACCTGCACAAGTTGCTGATGTTTTATCTTCTGACAAATTTTATTCGGATTTATTTGAAAAATCACATACGGAAAAAACTGCGAAAGAAATTGCAAATATTATCACTACAGATCTTATGGGTCTAGTTGACACAAGAGAAAAACGCGAATCATCAAAACTTACTGCAACTCATTTAAAGGAATTAGCAGAGTCTATTCAATCAGGACAAATTTCTAGAAATTCTTCAAAAAATGCATTATATGAAATTGTTAAAACTGGAAAAGAATTATCTGTAATTATTTCTGAATTAGATTTGGGAAATGTCTCTGATGCTTCAGAATTGACAGACATTATCAAGCAAATAATTTCTGAAGAGTCACAAGCAGTTGAGCAAGCAAAGAGTAATCCTCAAACGATTAATTATTTGGTGGGTAAAGTAATGCAAAAAACAAAAGGAAAAGCAGATCCTACATTAACCTTGAATTTACTGAAAAAAGAAATCGGCATCCAATGA
- a CDS encoding AMP-binding protein: MSNFEFIPNEKQIHESNIFQFMKKHGISTLEELSQKAKEDLEWFWESVDKDIGIVWDAPYTKTLDVSKGIAWSKWFVNGKTNIYKSSVEKYAKIYPKKIAYHFVSEDGSTSEISYSELNSKVSKLANALKSLGVKKGDVIAIYLPMIEEAILAILAASKIGAIQTTIFSGYSSQSLHVRLQDCKAKILFISDGFYRKGKPISQKEIMETAIKNTNVEKTILVSYKGVDSHTESENIISFENIMSSHDDFCATEIMDSEDPLFILYTSGTTGNPKGVIHSHGGFSVFAGHQSAYLIDTHENDVLFWPADIGWITGQVWNVYGLLIMGASAVIYDGALDYPTPDRVWKMLSDYDATIFGISPTAVRLFKKNNVEPRKLFSLDKIKNIPTTGEPLDEDSWWWLFDKVGNKKIPIMNLSGGTEIGGAMLSVFPGMKLKPSSVGIPVPGMNLDVFDEDGNSVRNENGYLVIKFPWPAMTRGLLNDDARYIETYWSRFENIWFHGDYVFVDDDNLWYMRGRTDDVINISGHRMSTAEIEHTVISHEKISDAASVAIPDEITGEAIVIFFVADNKSETDLETEISKYISEKIGKVAKPKFVFQMSDLPKTRTGKIMRRVLKSKLLGMDMGDLSSLENPQVLDEITKLG; encoded by the coding sequence TTGTCAAATTTTGAATTTATTCCAAATGAAAAACAAATCCATGAATCTAATATTTTTCAATTTATGAAAAAGCATGGGATATCCACATTAGAGGAATTATCTCAAAAGGCAAAAGAAGATTTGGAATGGTTTTGGGAGTCTGTTGATAAAGATATCGGGATAGTTTGGGATGCGCCATACACAAAAACATTAGATGTTTCAAAAGGTATCGCATGGTCAAAATGGTTTGTAAATGGTAAGACAAACATTTACAAATCTTCGGTGGAAAAATATGCAAAAATTTATCCGAAAAAAATTGCATACCATTTTGTATCAGAAGATGGTTCGACATCTGAAATTTCCTACTCTGAATTAAATTCAAAAGTGTCAAAACTTGCAAATGCTCTAAAATCATTGGGTGTAAAAAAAGGAGATGTGATTGCAATCTATCTTCCAATGATTGAAGAAGCAATCTTGGCAATTCTTGCTGCTTCTAAGATTGGGGCAATTCAAACTACAATTTTTTCAGGATACAGTTCACAGTCATTGCATGTAAGATTGCAAGACTGTAAGGCAAAAATTCTATTTATTTCAGATGGGTTTTATCGAAAAGGAAAACCTATTTCGCAAAAAGAGATTATGGAAACTGCGATAAAAAACACCAATGTTGAAAAAACAATTCTTGTCTCATACAAAGGAGTTGATTCGCATACAGAATCTGAAAATATTATCTCATTTGAAAATATTATGTCTTCTCATGATGATTTCTGTGCTACTGAAATTATGGATTCTGAAGATCCTTTATTCATTCTATATACTTCGGGAACTACGGGGAACCCTAAAGGGGTAATTCACAGTCATGGTGGGTTTTCTGTTTTTGCAGGGCATCAATCTGCATATCTCATAGATACGCATGAAAATGACGTATTATTTTGGCCTGCAGATATTGGCTGGATTACAGGTCAAGTGTGGAATGTCTATGGGCTTTTAATCATGGGGGCTAGTGCAGTAATTTACGATGGAGCACTAGATTACCCAACACCAGATAGAGTCTGGAAAATGTTATCTGACTATGATGCAACAATCTTTGGCATATCCCCTACAGCCGTACGATTATTTAAAAAAAATAATGTAGAGCCTAGAAAATTATTTTCATTAGATAAAATAAAAAACATCCCTACAACTGGTGAGCCACTCGATGAAGATTCCTGGTGGTGGTTGTTTGATAAAGTGGGTAACAAAAAAATCCCAATAATGAATTTATCTGGCGGAACTGAAATTGGCGGTGCAATGTTATCTGTTTTTCCTGGAATGAAATTAAAACCCTCTAGTGTGGGGATTCCTGTTCCAGGAATGAATTTAGATGTATTTGATGAAGATGGTAATTCTGTAAGAAATGAAAATGGGTATTTGGTCATAAAATTCCCATGGCCTGCAATGACTCGAGGATTACTAAATGATGATGCACGATATATTGAGACTTACTGGTCACGATTTGAAAATATTTGGTTTCATGGTGATTATGTCTTCGTTGATGATGATAATTTATGGTACATGCGTGGAAGAACTGATGATGTGATCAATATATCGGGACATAGAATGAGTACTGCAGAAATTGAACATACTGTAATTTCTCATGAAAAAATTTCCGATGCAGCATCTGTTGCAATTCCTGATGAAATAACTGGTGAGGCTATTGTGATCTTTTTTGTTGCAGATAATAAATCCGAGACTGATCTTGAGACAGAAATATCAAAATACATATCTGAAAAGATTGGCAAAGTTGCAAAACCTAAATTTGTTTTTCAAATGTCAGATTTACCTAAAACTAGAACCGGAAAAATAATGCGTCGTGTATTAAAATCAAAATTATTGGGGATGGATATGGGGGATTTATCGTCTCTGGAAAATCCCCAGGTATTAGACGAAATAACAAAATTAGGTTGA
- a CDS encoding pyridoxal phosphate-dependent aminotransferase, giving the protein MKFVVDQQVEDIEMPENLKLNTFLQEFHSDCPHPECSFGFYGFAFGQSPFPVPKLIQEALVKNSDKGAYAPISGIPELRNAISKYNKYYFGMDVSPERIHVGPGTKELIFNLLEILHGTVILPTPAWLGYLPQIRFLKKNYHMLPTGSNKKISPNNLRRLALRLHDRQKILILNNPNNPTGLLYDKLELEEISDVCREQNITVISDEIYAQTTYDFSKFVSMGKIYPEGTFVTNGLSKSHAAGGYRLGYVVFPQHAIDLKTQFKKILATEYTAVSTPIQHAAVAGFEISKEMDEYFQITRNIHQIMGEYTYQALSSIEGVKATKPDATFYLLADFNYYATDLQKAKIFTSQKLSESLIIHPYHTAIVGGDSLVLERTDFSARIAYVDYDGSKVYQNYLDNTPQTASEKEEFVKNNAPKVVAGIDMIIQFFENIKNTSFIDSQNKKNSLINTS; this is encoded by the coding sequence TTGAAATTTGTAGTTGATCAACAAGTAGAAGACATTGAGATGCCTGAGAATCTCAAATTAAACACGTTTTTGCAAGAATTTCATTCGGATTGTCCTCACCCTGAGTGCAGTTTTGGATTTTATGGTTTTGCATTTGGACAGTCACCTTTTCCAGTACCTAAATTAATTCAAGAAGCACTGGTGAAAAATTCCGACAAGGGGGCTTATGCCCCAATTTCTGGCATTCCAGAACTGCGTAATGCCATTTCAAAATACAACAAGTATTACTTTGGAATGGATGTATCCCCAGAAAGAATCCATGTTGGACCCGGTACCAAAGAATTGATCTTTAACCTGCTGGAGATTTTACATGGAACAGTAATTTTGCCAACACCTGCTTGGTTAGGCTATCTACCTCAAATCAGATTTTTGAAGAAAAATTATCATATGCTCCCAACTGGTTCAAACAAAAAAATATCTCCAAATAATTTGAGAAGACTTGCGTTAAGATTACACGATAGACAAAAGATATTGATTCTTAATAATCCAAACAATCCTACAGGTCTACTTTATGACAAATTAGAATTAGAGGAAATATCTGATGTGTGCAGGGAGCAAAACATCACAGTAATTTCAGATGAAATCTATGCACAGACAACATATGATTTTTCTAAATTTGTCAGTATGGGAAAAATTTACCCTGAAGGAACATTTGTAACAAATGGTTTATCTAAATCACACGCTGCTGGAGGTTATCGTTTAGGATATGTAGTATTTCCACAACATGCAATAGATCTTAAAACACAATTCAAAAAGATTCTTGCAACAGAATACACTGCAGTTTCAACCCCAATTCAGCATGCTGCAGTAGCAGGATTTGAAATAAGTAAAGAAATGGATGAATATTTTCAAATTACTCGAAACATCCATCAGATTATGGGCGAATATACGTACCAGGCTTTATCCTCAATTGAAGGAGTTAAAGCCACAAAACCTGATGCAACATTTTATCTTTTGGCTGATTTTAACTATTATGCAACAGATTTACAAAAAGCTAAAATTTTCACATCTCAAAAATTATCTGAATCATTAATCATCCACCCATATCACACTGCAATTGTGGGTGGCGATAGTTTGGTTTTAGAAAGAACTGACTTCAGTGCAAGAATTGCATATGTAGATTATGATGGTTCCAAAGTTTATCAGAATTATCTTGATAACACACCACAAACCGCATCTGAAAAAGAAGAATTTGTAAAAAATAATGCCCCTAAAGTTGTTGCAGGAATTGACATGATCATTCAATTTTTTGAAAACATTAAAAATACATCTTTTATTGATTCACAAAATAAAAAAAATTCTCTGATTAATACTAGCTAA